A window of Halobacillus naozhouensis genomic DNA:
ATCTTCGATGAATTTCTCAATATAGACACCCGGGTTACCAAATGCTGTTTCTGCCTCTTGTTGGGTAACATTAATCCCCTTCACGAGATCTTCCTCTGTTCTGGCAACACGGATTCCTTTACCGCCTCCGCCAGCAGTCGCCTTTATGATAACGGGATAACCAATTTCATTAGCTACCTGCTTGCCTTCCTCAACATCAGCGATAATTCCCTCTGAACCTGGGACAATAGGGACACCTGCTTCCTTCATAGTTTCCCTGGCGACATCTTTTGTACCCATTTTCTGAATAGCATAGGAAGACGGACCAATGAATGTGATGTTGCACTCATCACAAAGCTCTGCAAATTCAGCATTTTCAGCTAAAAATCCATAACCTGGATGAATGGCATCAGATTCAGTTAATGTCGCTGCACTCATAATATTTGTATAGTTCAAGTAACTGTCCTTACTTAAAGTCGGGCCAACACAATAGGCCTCATCAGCGATTTGTACATGCAAAGCTTCTTTATCTGCTTCTGAGTAGACAGCTACTGTTTCAATACCCATCTCCTTGCAAGCCCGGATAATACGGACGGCAATTTCTCCCCGGTTGGCAATCAATACTTTTTTTATCATCATTTAACCTCCGTATTATGCAGTTTTCACGCGGAACAACGGCTGACCATACTCCACAAGTTCACCGTCATTAACAAGGATTTCTACGATTTCTCCTGAAACTTCCGCTTCAATTTCATTAAATAGTTTCATCGCTTCTACTATACAAACGACAGATTCCTGTTTCACTTGATCACCCACCTGGACGTATGGACCTTGATCCGGAGAAGGTGATTGATAGAACGTCCCAACCATAGGCGAAATGACTTCTTTATCATAATGAGAACTTTCCTCAGACTGAGTTTCTTGTTCTTTCTTTTCAACAGCAGGTTCTTTTCGCTGTGTCTGCTCTTCCTGTACTGGTTGCGTTTGTTGTGGAACTGCTGACTGTTTCACCTCAGTCGGTACTTCTGTTACTACTTGTTCACTATTTTTTTTCATCGATACCTTTGTTCCATCTGACTCATAACTAAATTCATCAATATGAGAGTCATCAATTAACTTAATTAATTCACGTATTTCCTGCACCTTTAACATAATTACGGCACTCCCTTATGTAGAATACTTAAAAACTAAAAACTA
This region includes:
- the accB gene encoding acetyl-CoA carboxylase biotin carboxyl carrier protein, encoding MLKVQEIRELIKLIDDSHIDEFSYESDGTKVSMKKNSEQVVTEVPTEVKQSAVPQQTQPVQEEQTQRKEPAVEKKEQETQSEESSHYDKEVISPMVGTFYQSPSPDQGPYVQVGDQVKQESVVCIVEAMKLFNEIEAEVSGEIVEILVNDGELVEYGQPLFRVKTA